The nucleotide window TACAATACtctcaagctctctctcttcctctgccTCACCCTCTCTGCCTTGGCGTTCAGCAGCCACAATGACAAGGAAAGCCACAGGAGCGACGAGGCTGACAGCCTTCAGTCTAAGCCTCTAATTCTGGTCAAGATCTGGTGCTTGGTTTTGGTCTTTGTTGGGACATTTGCAGCTGGAATGTCACCCTACTTCCTAAAGTGGAATGAGGGGTTCTTGGTTCTAGGCACACAGTTCGCTGGCGGAGTGTTTTTGGGAACAGCTCTCATGCACTTTCTGAGTGATTCAAACAAGACTTTCCAAAGCTTGACTGAGAAGGAGTACCCTTTTGCATTTATGCTGGCCAGTGTGGGGTTCTTGATCACTATGCTTGCGGATTGTGTTGTTTCCTATGTGTATGCTAAGCAAGAGTGCAGTGACCTTGAAGTTCACGGTAGGTGGTTTTTCATGAGTTCTTCATTTAGGAATTAGGCACCATTCAGTTCTTCGTTTTGATAAGTTTGTGCTAAGAACTGAGTAGGCAGTCTTAAGATATTGGTTTTACAAGAAAAAGATTATTTACTTGATCAAATCCAATTACTAGGATCTCTTCTGCTTATACCCTAAAAAAAGATACTGActcacaatttttattttccgaTTACAGGAAAGGACGGTCACAAGGTGAGATACATGAGCTttgatattatatatgtgGGATGTATATAAGTTCTTAGTAGGGTAAACGAACTTGCCAGACCTCTAACACGTTACGTGGCGAGATTGTGAAAGAGTACTCCACATTCAAACATATTGCCACTTTATTAATTGTCCAAATTCAATCTCACAACATAACATGTCAGATTGCCTAACATAACATATGTGCCGGTTAGTAATTGCAACTAACTGAGCGTTTTGCTTGTACGCTTCGACAGGGCCACGAGAGTGGTCATGGTCACCACCCTGCAACAGTTGGTTCAGTTGGGGACAGCATTTTGTTGATCGTAGCCTTATGTTTCCATTCTTTCTTTGAGGGCATTGCAATCGGAGTTGCCAAGACAAAAGCAGAAGCTTGGAAGGCTTTGTGGACAGTCAGTGTGCACAAGATCATTGCAGCCATTGCCATGGGCATTGCTCTCCTCCGCATGCTTCCGAACCGCCCCTTCTTATCATGCATGGCGTATGCTTTCGTGTTCGGCATTTCGAGTCCAGTTGGTGTGGGAGTTGGCATCACAATAGATTCCACAACCCAAGGTGCCACAGCAGATTGGCTCTTCGCCATTTCCATAGGTTTGGCATGTGGGGTGTTCATATATGTATCCATAAACCATCTGCTGTCAAAGGGTTACACAGCTCAGAAGGCAGTCTCTGTTGACAAACCCCATTACAAGTTTTTGGCTGTGTTGTTTGGCATTGGAGTTATCTCTGTTGCCATGTTCTGGGACTCTTGAACAATCAAATTCATCTTACGGTTCCTTCGTATAATTTTATGTCATGAAATTAAAAGTCTCATAACATCCAAAAAAGCATTTATttttgggagattcactattatacccaatataggagctcatattattaaaaaaaatcctatatgaaatggactttagaaacgcactcaaagcccatttacaacataacaaaaagacttttaacttcttttgaattacaaaactgtcattgatttcttaaaacaaacacaaccccaaaacctcataaaaaacccaaaatactcaatagggtatcaaagtaatttaataatcaaaattaaattcaatagggccaactgtcattttttggggtttttttggatttgtttatagaaattaaatgatgtatggtttatttatagttttagtgctaagaatgggtatatgactaaatatctctttttttttcccctctaaTTATTGAATTGAACACTCTAATGCTTATCCATTTGGCTGATGCTTTATCATTTATTTTCTGTGTCATTTCGGGGAAGAATTGAATGTTGTTACGGCTTGTATTTTGGATTGTTAGAAATAATATCAAGATTGGTTTCCTGTTTAAGCATAGAGTTAAAGTTGAGATAGCTGGGTCGTGTTTGAGGGAGTTTGGGTCGTGAGGGAATTTGAAGAACGTGAAGAGTGGGTATAGGAGAGGCCTTGTGTGGCGGGGACTGACGGCTGAGGGAAGAGGTCAGGGAAGGGAAGGAAGAAGGTTGAAGGGGTCGGcatttgtttttccctttagttttaggttttttttccgatttaattttgttgaaagTTAACGGTATTAGTTTTAGAGTTACTAGGTGGACAAGTGTCAAATAACTAGAAAGGGGATATAGAGGGGACACCAAATTGGGGACATCAAATCCACTCCCTTGGTGGGTTGTGGCCATTGAAACGTTTATAAATTTGATTGTGATTTTCATGTTAattgataatgattttgaattaaaaaattttgttgGATGGGATTAAGTAATGATAAACTTGCTTAATAATCCAATTATGGATCCAAAGAGGTACAAAACCCCAAaagttaaattatatatactaaaacTCAATCCAACCAGCTATTATTCTGAAGCACGAAATGATGAAATTGCCACCGTTTTACTGTTTTTGATAGCAAAAGAAATCAGATGATACAAGAAGCCCATAGTTATGCCATTTCAAATGGTATAGAAATTTATGATGAAAATGTTTGTAGTGCTGGTGATGAGCATAACCAtcaagaccaaaaaaaaaaaaaaaaaaaaaaacactgtaGGGCCAGTTATGAAAACAATTGTCAAACTCATATGTTGCCTAAAAGCCCTAGATTTGCCAAAGAAAGTTTGGTGATGCAGCAAGAGTGTGGTTCTGGCACTTCAGCTGGTATAGAATTTCTTACTGAAAATGTTTGTCATGCTAACAATGAAAATAAACATCAAGGCCAAAAAAATTCTATGACCAgtcataaaaaatttctcaagccgagaacaaaagataaaaatttgttgacaaTGTATCCTGTAGCAAAATGAATACAGTTCAAACGTGAACTGTATTGTTCTATTACTAATAGCCTACATTTGTGTTGTCACATTctgggatcggctccgccgtagcacgatattgtccgctttgggcccccctctctgccctcacagttttgtttctgggaactcacgagcaacttctcaactctcaaaaggcctcgtgctagatggaggcgggcatgtacatataagacaCATCACCCCCTTTCcattggtcgatgtgggatgttacaatccacccctcTTAGGgacccgacgtcctcgtcggcataCTCGCACCatacggcagagtggctctgataccaaattaaAATCTGAGCATACCGTCGTGCTCGGGACGACATGAGGATTATTTTAGGACTCTAAGACCAACCAAAAAGTGGCCCACGCGTTGCACATCTCGAATCGGCTcagccgtagcacgatattgtccgctttagGTCCCCTATCGCCctcacagttttgtttctgggaactcacgagcaacttcccagtgggtcacccatcctggaattgctctagcccaaactcacttaacttcggagttcccatgactccaaAGCTGTGAGCTCTCAAaaagcctcgtgctagatggaggtgggcatatacatataacgtacatcaccccctctctgtTGGTCGATGTtggatgttacaatccaccccctttAGTAGCCCATGttggcacactcgcaccacacagCAGAATGGCTctaataccaaattgtcacatcccgggattgGCTCtgtcgtagcacgatattatcCGCTTtaggcccccctctctgccctcacagttttgtttctgggaactcacgagcaacttcccagtcgGTCACCAATTCTGAaattgctctagcccaaactcgcttaacttcggagttcccatgactcagaagccaatgagctcccaaaaaacCTTGCTctagatggaggcgggcatgtacatataaggcacatcaccccttcTCCATTgatcgatgtgggatgttacatgTGTCTTCTATTCTCTCCATTccacatttcttttctttataggAATTATTGAAGAATATGTGGATTTGGGAGATGAGAATTATAAGTGCATTTACTATGGTGCACTTTTTTGGTTCAAAGAATCTATTAAGCAAAAATCTAAAAACAATGAGCCTCTTTTTACTCTTCGCTGTCAACAAGGGAGTATCAAACTTCCGATTCTAAAGCCAACACAAAAATTTACTTGATCCAAgtaaaggccaaaaaagtgTACTGTTCAGAGAGTATCAAGGTGTATAATTCTATGTTTGCAGAATGTACATGCATGCGTATAAGATGATTTCCTCTTATCATGCTACTGACTGGGATCTCTCCTATTTCTCTCCCATCATTTTTCACTAAAAAGTATGTATAGTTAGATGGAATGATTGAAAATTGATTCTCATAgattaaaggaaagaaaagaacaaagacaATAGTTTCACCTTACCCTAACAAGTAAGCAAGTAAACTACCTTAGGATCATACAGTTCCCTAGCAAGACAACATAAACTCTCAACGGATCCTCCATGCTGGGCATACCTCTTCTTAGGCTTCCAACGGAACGCCTTGCCGCCCCTGCTAGCAGAAGCTAAGTTATATCAAAGAGGTATACCTGAATCATGTGTAGGATGGGGAGTGGTGACCCACGAGAGGTTTATGAATGCTACTTATTTCCTCAACTGATATAATAATCCACATTTGGCACATATAAAATTCTAGGTTGATTGATATCCATATGGTCTACAAGCATTGAAAAAAATGGTATTATTGGTTTGTTCTGATGTTGTTTAGTTATCGTGCATGCTATACTCTTTTGGTGGGTACCCGGTTttgcttcctttttttgtttagatAAGGTGATACGCCTCAacttattttcattattataatCCATAGTAAAAACCACATATATGTTTTGTTGTGTTATTTTTGCTAAAACTTTGCATTTATCTACACTGACAATTgtcatttttctaatttgtaaCAAAGAAGTGAAAACACATACAcatgagaaaaaagaagagaagccaCCTCTGCAACCaaggcaagaaaaaaaatccccaTTCAGAAGACATTAAAACTGATGATAAACCAATGAGCAGTGAAGAGAGAAGTTCTACTGCGAATTAGTGTATATGTCTGTTATTGGAAAGAGCTTTAATAGTTTTTCACACACTGCTTGGCATATAAAACATGTTATTTATCTATCTTTTGTAGGTTGTAATAGTTTTTTGCACATTGCTTGGCATGTAGAACATGTTATCAATCTATTTTTTGTAACTTAAACTTGCCAACATACCATAATTTAGATTTCCACATGTATGTAAATAGTATTGTCTTTCCTATGTCTTTTTAGAACtatctatatattttatacagTTTTAAAACCTGCGGCATTGCGCAGGCACCCTTGCTAGTAAACCCGAAAGCAGAACAAACTAACAAGAAAATGCCCAAGTGGGAATAAAGGTAGAAACATATGAATTCAAGTGGAGCACCAAGAAAGTCAaaccaaatttataattaaccGGGAGGCAAGAGTGCTACAAGAGCATTATGCACAAAGTTAAGTTCACAGTAAACTTAAAACCCTTCTGATTATTGTGAAGGTGGTTCTCAATTGTTGAGGCTAAATAATTAGGATGTAGTATATTTGAATGTGATGATCAAGATATAACAAGTATAACTGATCTAGTGATTCCATATTGATCCATAAAATCAACATTACTTTCCTAACTTATACAAGAACGAAAATTGTACAAGGATTTCATCTGCAGAAAATTGCAACAGAGTCTATCACCGAAACCTCAAATTGTAGCAATGACATTGACTTATACATTATAATGGGAAGGTGATCGCTCACGCATACCTATAAAACATAAGTCTCTCAACTTCATCTGTTACATTATTGTACATGAACTCTCGATGATCATTattcatgaaatatgaaaacccTCTGTGATTATcataaatattcaaaaaggTGTCGCTTCTTTGCGAGAAAAGAAGTGGCCAGTAGGACCGCCATTGGGGAGCAGCGCCAACCAGACAAGACTTTCAGCACCTTCTTCGATGGTTAAGGTTCCAGTATTGAAGGTTATATCTGTGTTGACAAATCCAGGGTTCACACAATTGATGTAGAAGTTTGTGTACTTCTTGGCCAGAATTCTAGTGTACGCATTCACAGCTGCTTTTGAGACTGTATATGGCGGGAAGATAGTTGGCCAGCTTTTGTTTTCTACCAAACCTTGTTTAAGGTCTTCTAAATGCTCAGCCAACACTGCATCTATTCTCTCTTCCGTAAGGCTCTCGGCATCACTTAGTACCTCTTTAGCCCATCCATTTGGAAAATTCTGAAGCAACATAAAAAACAGGAGAGTCTTTTGAGTTGATTTCAAAACAGGAACATAAAACTTCATTAACAACTAATAAGTGGAAACATGATCTTGTTAGGAGAATgtaaaaacagaaacataaATTTGAAGTTTCTCATACCATAAGCTTAGAAACACCAGAAGAAACATTAACGATTCTTGGTGAATCAGATAGCTGGAGGAGGGGTAAAAGTGCTTCAGTCACTCCTTTGGTACCATAGTAGTTTGTTTTCAGGCTTTCTTCTGCTAACTTGTAGTTCGGTATCGTCGGTATTTCCCTCCACCGGATTTCTTCAGGCTTCTGCATCCAGTAGAAGAAAGTTAATCCTCATGAATGTTTTGCATCATTACTTTCCTAACTTATAAGTCATAAGAGAATGAAATTTGTACAAGGATTGTATTCCTAGAAAATTTCATTGCCTAAGCCCCTAACCTCACTTCAAACAGGGTAATCGTTTTACATCTAATAGAATTTGGCATAGTTTTCACTGATTAATAATTGGATTATTAAGAACAGGCATGGTTTTCCTATTGCACAGCATTGAATTGCAAAACATGAACAACAAGAAGCAGCATCCAATTTGACTTAATGATGAAGATATATATAACACAGAACCTTACCTTACCACTCACAGCTGATCTAAAATCTTCAGGATTTACTTGGCTTCCAGCAATTGCTGCATTGTTTACCTACACAGTACAACAGTTCCAAATATTTcatctttttatgtttatctcaacttaaaatataaatcaaaGCAAGTATCATCAGTAGATAATtagatattatatatatatatatatataatagcaATAAATATTATGCTTTATTTCTATAAGCAATAACAAATCAACTTAAAGTTCAAGATATACCAAGATATCAAGTTTCCCAAATTGGGTTTTGACAAAATCTGCCAAGGAAGTAATGCTAGAAGGATCTGTAACATCAAGCTGATGGAAAACCACAAGGTCAGAGAGGCCAAACTCTTTCAATTTATCAACAGCTTCAAGACCCCTCTTCTCATCTCTAGCAGTTAACACCACAGTGACCCCATTTGAAGCCAACTGCTTAACCGTGCCAAATCCAACCCCTTTATTAGCCCCTGTGACAACTGCATacctgaaaaaagaaaaaaagaaacccaattttGAAAGATAATAAGAAatctttccaaaaaaaaaaaatatatgtatatagaaGAACCAGGCACTACCTCTTTGTTGTTTCTGCCATTGTTATTTGTGGCTTATTTCTAGGCCTCAGACAGagaaccattatttatatttgatattttacttGGGGCTCACGCTCAAAGTCATATTTTGTTCAATGCAATGAGGTCATATCTCATTTAGTCTTTGAGTTTCTTTTCGCTTTTGTCAACCATTATTTATACTTGAAATTTTTACTTGGGGCTCACACTCAAAGTCATATTGGTCAATGCAATGAGGTCATATCTCAGTTAGTCTTTGAGTTTCCTTCGGCTTTTGACATTtgaagtttcaagtttcacCCATTCGTTTTGGTTTAGTTTCTGGGCCTTTGAGcgtctttttatttatttatttattataattattattattttttatttatagctTTTGACAAAAGATAGTTTGCTTGGTTTGAAATAaacaaatgttgaaaatggtaTATTTTATACCCATAAAGTTTCCTAACGTATTTGCATATATTTCTCAGAGTACAGAACTTCCAATCTTTCCATATATCAacttcaaataataaataaaaattcaagcaaaatGTGTTCTCTATTTGATGAATTTAAGAAACTGCAGCGAtttccaaaatttattttatactgCAGAATCATCATATGAAATCTCTAGGGAAGGTGATCACTCACATGCCCCTCCCCCTTTATAATTccctcaatttttttatgtcacATTGTACATAAACTCTGGACGATCATCATTCCTATGTTACATTGTACATATACTCTAAATATTCAAAAAGGTGTCACTTCTTGACGGAGAAAGTAGAGGCCGGTAGGACCGCCATCCGGGGAGAAGCACCGACTGTTAAGATGCCAGTATTGTGGTTTGTTTTCAGGCATTCTTCTGCTAATTCGTAGTTTGGTGTTGTTGATACTTCACGTCAGTCGATTTCTTCAGCCTTCTGCATTTAGAAAAAGACATGTAAAACCCTCTTGCAAGTTTTGCATCATTACTTTCCTACACTATAAGATACAAAAAAATCGTACAAGGGTTGTGTTCCCAGAAAGCCTAAGCCTCTAAGCTCACCTCAAACAAGGAAATTGTTTTGAATGCAGCtaataaaattttgtattCATAATATGGTTCCAATAATTCCTGCATTGTTTACTTAGTTATTAACTTATTATTACTTTCATGAccgaaataaaaatattagttACTTTTacgtttttctttctttttttcttttgaagttttgaagTTTGAACCATCCGTTTTGGTTaagttttgttctttctccTCACTCATGAGAGGGTAATTTCTTCCTTGAATCAAAGTTTCTTTCCCTCTTCCTGTAAAATTTTATTGGGCTTGTGAAATATCCCAGGCAATTTATGGGCCTCCTTTGAGACTGACGGAAGAGACAAGTTTGGGCCCTTACTGTTTTTGAGACCCCAAAACAATTTCTGGGTCCCACAATTGAGAAATGAGAATGTTTCCTTTGTTCTAAGGCCCGGTAGATGTAATGTCAGCCAAGGAAAGCCTAGGCCTGGGCACGGTCCAATTTGGCTCgattcttgagaaaaatcagaattgGAACCAGTATTGTTTATCTGATCTAATTTGGTTcgaattttaattaaaatgtcaaagaaaattgaatcaaTCTGGACCGGTTTAGATTCCAATTTTTCACGCTTTGGACTGGCTCTTTAGCCTAATTGATATTTTTACACAAAGCAATGGAGCAAATCGCGGAATCCATACGAGTAGAAGATCGTATCTCTCAAATTTACCCAGTGAAACTTACTTGCAAGTAAGTCGTGTATTGATCTAATCTCAAATCAAAGAAACATGTGCTCcatacaagtttttctcctaAGAGGAATGTGGTTAACAGTGTATGCAACTAATTTTGTTCCAATTTCTAAAAGCTAGGTTTGAGAACCAACCCAATTCGGCAGGGCTTTCCATCCCTGAATCAAAAGGAGGAGAGTTGGTGGGTCATATGGGGAATGTGAAACTGCAAGCAATGAGAGAACCTCCAAGAGGCCTCAAATGTCACAGGCTTTGCTCTTTTACATGCCAAAAACCAAGTCACAGGCTTGCCTAGCCCATATGACTTCTTTATGTTGTGTGTTTTGTGTATCACAAAATACCCTCACATGTGCATGTTCAATTTTAACGGGAAAATAGATGGAATCCGTTAGAGGTGACACATTGTTACCCAATGCAAAGTCTAGGTGTGACAttggcaaattttttttcttttctaggtGGTATTTGTGCAAAAAGTTAGTTGGGCTGTCATCACTagaaaattcttattaagccaagaaaacaaaatggttAAGGGTTAGTAGAAGttccagaaaaaaaatacagtcACGCCCCTTGATCAAGGAATTAAAGAAATACAGATTAAGGGCAAAGTTTTCTCCAATATCTGGATATAAGCAGAGAGACCCAAGAGTTTGAGAAACTATTGTTACACCACACCAAGATATCTGAGTAtgacaatttaaaataaaaagaggatCATTATttcatgaaattgaaaagggTTTGTTATGCTCAAAAGGGTGAGACTTCTTGTAAATGGAAGTAGAGGCCAGAAGGGCTGCCATTTGGAACCACAGCTAACCTCACAACACTCTCAGCACCTTCATCAATGGTTAACATGCCAGTATTGAAGTTCATATCTGTTTTGACAAATCCAGGATCTACACTATTGATGCAGATGTTTGGGTGCTTCCTGGCCATCATTCTAGTGAAAGCGTTCACAGCTGCTTTCGAGAGTATATAGGCAGAGAGGGAAGTAGGCCAGCCTTTGGTTTCTAGAATATCTTCTTTGAAGTCTTTGAGAAActcattcaaaatatcatcTATTCTCTCTTCTGTAAGTTTCTCAGCATCACTTAACACCCCTTTGGCCCATTCATTTGGTATGTGCTGAAACAAACATGCATAGcaggataattttttttaagttttctcataatgagaaaatgcatatgaaaaacattttcatttgaaaagggAAACCTCTTGACGACAACAGGACTCAAATACAACAAGAAACAAAGGGCTCAAGAGGTGAAAATTGAAACAACAACCTGATGAGATgccaaaaatatgaaaattcttCGTACCTTTAACGATCCCATGCTGGAAGAAAGACTGACAACTCTTGGTGAATCAGATAGCTGAAGGAGAGGAAGGAGTgctttggtcattttcttggcACCATAGTAGTTTGTTTTCACACATACCTCAGCTAACTCATACGTTTGAGTCATTATTTCACTCCAATTGACTCCCACACCATCCTGcatcaaagaaaagaaagattgCATTTAGCTAGTGCGTTTTCAAATTAAATActtgtattttaaattttatatatgagAAGTTTTAATCAAATCCACATATAATTTGGAATCTTGAAGATGCTAAAGGAAAACTTACCTTACCAATACCTGCAGCTGCAGCAGCTCTCATAGCTTCAGGGTCCACAATGGTTCCACTAACCCCTGCATTTTTTACCTATAGATTAAGTTAAAGCTTACCAgtaagtaatttttttaacatgAGCATGAACGGAGAGATAGAGAAGTTGATCATATATGGTTTCTTATCATACCAAGATATCTAGTTTCCCAAATTGGGTTTTGACAAAATCTGCAAGGGAAGCAATGCTAGCAGTGTTTGTTACATCAAGTTGATGAAAAACCACCAGGTCAGAGATGCCACactctttcaatttttcaatagCTTCAAGACCCATTTTGTTATCTAAAGCAGTTAACACCACCATGATCCCATTTGAAGCCAACTTCCTGACTGTTCCAAATCCAATCCCCTGATTTGAACCTGTAACAACTGCATAcctgaaataaaaagaaaagagaaaaggaaaaatggtattaaaatttaatgaaatatGGGTTGTGGTGGCCAAGGAGCCTGATAGAAGTGAAGCTTAAAGACATCATGGAAGCAGGAGCAGCAGGAAGTACTTCTTTGCTACTTCTGCCATTGCTGATGGGATTCCAGATTTGGTTTCTCATTTCTGCATGACCATGGGCTTTGTTTCTATAGTAATATTTATTCTtatcatttcttttaaaatattcaaattctgGTCTTTGATTGCTCTGTATTGTTTGTTGACAGATTCTTTTGTAGAtgctctcttcttttttga belongs to Prunus persica cultivar Lovell chromosome G4, Prunus_persica_NCBIv2, whole genome shotgun sequence and includes:
- the LOC18781453 gene encoding zinc transporter 11, which produces MSPYFLKWNEGFLVLGTQFAGGVFLGTALMHFLSDSNKTFQSLTEKEYPFAFMLASVGFLITMLADCVVSYVYAKQECSDLEVHGKDGHKGHESGHGHHPATVGSVGDSILLIVALCFHSFFEGIAIGVAKTKAEAWKALWTVSVHKIIAAIAMGIALLRMLPNRPFLSCMAYAFVFGISSPVGVGVGITIDSTTQGATADWLFAISIGLACGVFIYVSINHLLSKGYTAQKAVSVDKPHYKFLAVLFGIGVISVAMFWDS
- the LOC18779716 gene encoding (+)-neomenthol dehydrogenase isoform X1, with the protein product MAETTKRYAVVTGANKGVGFGTVKQLASNGVTVVLTARDEKRGLEAVDKLKEFGLSDLVVFHQLDVTDPSSITSLADFVKTQFGKLDILVNNAAIAGSQVNPEDFRSAVSGKKPEEIRWREIPTIPNYKLAEESLKTNYYGTKGVTEALLPLLQLSDSPRIVNVSSGVSKLMNFPNGWAKEVLSDAESLTEERIDAVLAEHLEDLKQGLVENKSWPTIFPPYTVSKAAVNAYTRILAKKYTNFYINCVNPGFVNTDITFNTGTLTIEEGAESLVWLALLPNGGPTGHFFSRKEATPF
- the LOC18779716 gene encoding uncharacterized protein LOC18779716 isoform X2, whose product is MAEVAKKYAVVTGSNQGIGFGTVRKLASNGIMVVLTALDNKMGLEAIEKLKECGISDLVVFHQLDVTNTASIASLADFVKTQFGKLDILVKNAGVSGTIVDPEAMRAAAAAGIGKDGVGVNWSEIMTQTYELAEVCVKTNYYGAKKMTKALLPLLQLSDSPRVVSLSSSMGSLKHIPNEWAKGVLSDAEKLTEERIDDILNEFLKDFKEDILETKGWPTSLSAYILSKAAVNAFTRMMARKHPNICINSVDPGFVKTDMNFNTGMLTIDEGAESVVRLAVVPNGSPSGLYFHLQELIYGKIGSSAWFFYIHIFFFFGKISYYLSKLGFFFSFFRYAVVTGANKGVGFGTVKQLASNGVTVVLTARDEKRGLEAVDKLKEFGLSDLVVFHQLDVTDPSSITSLADFVKTQFGKLDILVNNAAIAGSQVNPEDFRSAVSGKKPEEIRWREIPTIPNYKLAEESLKTNYYGTKGVTEALLPLLQLSDSPRIVNVSSGVSKLMNFPNGWAKEVLSDAESLTEERIDAVLAEHLEDLKQGLVENKSWPTIFPPYTVSKAAVNAYTRILAKKYTNFYINCVNPGFVNTDITFNTGTLTIEEGAESLVWLALLPNGGPTGHFFSRKEATPF